The following are from one region of the Planctomycetota bacterium genome:
- a CDS encoding fibronectin type III domain-containing protein — MTYIVIEAPSTLSSEIVSDSQINLSWLDNSYNEDGFKIERKIGPYGKYQQLALVNANVTVYSDTGLAPAMFYGYRITAYNQSGNSHYSIETGSVTHERSFERLLNKLDLHYQNGAINNYDVYQSLHTDVSLAQDFYGQGDVGSGIAKLNGVCTEITANTPEHITAQASAELYGMAQILALLTGQIRGANSTAPAPKYIPYCNTITITGITQPGFTGSYEWVVTKTGTGDVELGGNTSGNVHTPITQTSITIHGIVSSTNQDDIEIGLIITPSETTTATVITSTKITVIQVDLTFNITGTISADNDKHDPISRTVGTDLLGVVPITYTLSRNYIANQMEIMGIIKNITPTTTSQWNFRRDVESQSWQYTPADADAGRDPIPVPFGAKRFTGGPPTFNDDTNDTDEDLTPNSANRIFVWDWPRIDISGADAAPIGTVFALRFHGREWLTLCTNGDRVTRVVEWTCSITVRKDGNGVYTRVGANEIRELNPGETFPPLGFTKAEALNAMGR; from the coding sequence ATGACTTATATCGTAATAGAAGCGCCTTCAACTTTATCTAGTGAAATCGTTTCAGATTCACAAATTAACTTAAGCTGGCTTGACAATTCTTATAATGAGGATGGATTCAAGATAGAACGTAAAATAGGCCCGTATGGGAAATATCAACAACTTGCCTTGGTTAACGCCAACGTCACCGTTTATTCCGATACCGGTCTTGCACCGGCGATGTTTTATGGCTACCGCATCACGGCATATAATCAGAGCGGTAACAGCCATTATTCTATTGAAACAGGTTCGGTTACGCATGAAAGGTCTTTTGAAAGGCTTCTAAATAAGCTTGACCTGCATTATCAGAACGGGGCAATAAATAATTACGACGTCTACCAATCGCTTCACACGGATGTTTCTTTAGCCCAGGATTTTTACGGCCAGGGAGATGTGGGCTCAGGCATCGCTAAGTTGAATGGAGTCTGCACGGAAATAACCGCGAATACACCGGAGCATATTACTGCCCAAGCCAGCGCAGAGTTATATGGGATGGCGCAGATATTAGCACTGCTAACCGGCCAAATTCGGGGAGCGAATTCCACTGCTCCTGCGCCTAAATACATACCATACTGTAACACAATAACTATAACAGGAATCACTCAACCTGGTTTTACCGGAAGCTACGAATGGGTAGTGACTAAGACCGGAACTGGAGATGTTGAGCTGGGAGGTAATACCAGTGGCAACGTGCATACTCCAATCACTCAAACGTCAATTACTATACATGGCATCGTGAGTAGCACGAATCAGGATGATATTGAAATCGGGCTGATAATTACCCCATCTGAAACAACTACAGCTACTGTTATTACCAGCACTAAAATAACGGTCATACAAGTAGATTTAACGTTTAATATTACCGGAACAATTTCCGCAGATAATGATAAACACGACCCAATATCTCGAACAGTTGGTACAGATTTATTAGGCGTAGTTCCAATAACTTATACCCTATCACGAAATTATATTGCTAATCAAATGGAGATTATGGGTATAATAAAAAATATTACACCAACGACTACCAGCCAGTGGAATTTCCGGCGAGATGTTGAATCTCAAAGCTGGCAATATACTCCGGCTGATGCCGATGCCGGAAGAGATCCTATTCCAGTTCCTTTTGGCGCGAAGAGATTCACCGGCGGACCTCCGACTTTTAATGATGATACAAATGACACAGATGAAGATCTTACCCCTAATAGCGCTAATAGAATCTTTGTTTGGGATTGGCCACGGATAGACATTAGTGGAGCCGACGCTGCCCCAATAGGAACAGTATTTGCTCTGCGTTTCCATGGAAGAGAATGGTTGACTCTGTGTACAAATGGTGATAGAGTAACAAGAGTCGTTGAATGGACATGCTCAATTACTGTTCGTAAAGATGGTAATGGTGTTTATACACGTGTTGGCGCTAATGAAATTAGAGAGTTGAATCCGGGAGAAACATTTCCTCCATTGGGATTTACTAAAGCCGAAGCGCTTAATGCAATGGGGAGATAA
- a CDS encoding fibronectin type III domain-containing protein translates to MRKVFQCPINNGPTNLIVTATSSSQIAFEFLDNSDNEEGFAVERKTEIYGTYETIAYIVPISSDTGSGIPIISYDKIVSPNTTYYYRVRAYNDVGNSPYSNEANALTWMQTPTSLQATPVSISQIDISWLNNTTNQDGLVIERKASYGDFAQIATVYANTTSYSDTTLISDTRYDYRVKAYRTGNSSGYSGVTNTVTIRLTVPYLSGIVTEYYNQGLITDYSVYQTLLGYLSSAHSSAGQGDLVSYVSYLNAFNDKVITETGTTINQNAGLALLGMGLQVKELKAGIRGIDAKSDPITYIPVCHVITFTATVTPTNTPGEYKWVITPTGTDKLRFESPDAGTFDPDNPVTPTIAVHGLKWSDATNDIGIIFVFTSTPNGNVISTTYNSTVITTSFSSEPILTMANPQTPTVIADATVVTITGSAFVISSTATISTTPVFDSYCKQWELGYIQNVISDTILYTYQGITPIKGTQINLALLDSFPDELVLYGNKFTSNNQSLKPQWFRDTPSCTLSWNYLGTGEPLQSFYRYAEFIVWLVAYNKTTKEIRYLRWWRWKLVHDIVFDTTKPLPPNGTVQARTTIKETSTVGQINSGNDKGNWESLSLQKNPPVIEPPLANDPITWQWGWQ, encoded by the coding sequence ATGAGAAAAGTCTTCCAATGCCCAATCAATAATGGCCCGACTAATTTAATCGTCACGGCTACTTCATCATCTCAGATAGCATTTGAGTTTCTGGATAATTCAGATAATGAAGAGGGCTTTGCCGTAGAGCGTAAGACTGAAATATATGGAACCTATGAAACCATTGCCTATATCGTACCAATTAGTTCTGATACCGGCTCCGGCATTCCAATTATATCTTATGATAAAATAGTATCACCAAATACCACATATTATTATCGTGTCCGGGCTTATAACGACGTTGGCAATAGTCCTTATTCCAATGAAGCGAATGCATTAACATGGATGCAGACGCCGACAAGTTTACAGGCAACGCCTGTTTCCATTTCCCAGATAGATATAAGCTGGCTGAACAATACCACAAACCAAGACGGATTGGTAATAGAGCGAAAAGCAAGCTACGGCGATTTTGCCCAGATTGCCACGGTCTATGCAAATACCACCAGTTATTCTGATACAACTCTTATTTCTGATACACGTTATGATTACCGGGTCAAGGCATACAGAACCGGAAATAGCAGCGGTTATTCTGGAGTGACAAACACGGTTACCATAAGATTAACCGTGCCATATTTAAGCGGGATAGTTACGGAGTATTATAACCAGGGTCTGATAACCGATTATTCGGTTTACCAGACGCTATTGGGTTATCTTTCCTCTGCACACTCATCTGCCGGTCAGGGAGATTTGGTTTCTTATGTCAGTTACCTTAATGCCTTTAATGATAAAGTTATTACAGAAACAGGCACTACCATTAACCAAAATGCCGGCTTGGCATTATTAGGAATGGGATTGCAAGTAAAAGAATTAAAGGCAGGGATTAGAGGGATAGACGCAAAATCCGACCCAATAACATATATTCCAGTATGCCATGTTATTACTTTTACGGCGACAGTTACCCCCACTAATACACCCGGCGAATACAAATGGGTAATTACGCCAACTGGCACGGATAAATTGAGATTTGAAAGTCCTGATGCAGGAACCTTTGACCCAGATAATCCTGTTACGCCAACTATTGCAGTCCATGGCTTAAAATGGAGCGATGCAACAAATGATATTGGGATTATCTTTGTGTTTACTTCCACTCCAAATGGTAACGTTATTTCTACTACCTATAACAGCACGGTAATTACAACCAGTTTCTCAAGCGAACCAATTTTAACTATGGCCAATCCTCAAACTCCAACAGTTATCGCAGATGCAACTGTTGTTACGATAACAGGTTCTGCTTTTGTCATATCATCAACAGCAACTATTAGCACTACTCCGGTGTTTGACTCATATTGTAAACAATGGGAATTAGGTTACATTCAAAATGTGATATCCGATACTATCCTATATACATATCAAGGTATTACCCCAATCAAGGGAACACAAATCAATTTAGCGCTTTTAGATTCATTTCCTGACGAACTAGTTTTATATGGAAACAAATTCACTTCAAATAATCAGTCATTAAAACCACAATGGTTTAGAGACACGCCATCATGTACGCTTTCATGGAATTATCTAGGAACAGGAGAGCCATTACAATCGTTTTATCGTTATGCAGAATTCATCGTTTGGCTAGTGGCATATAACAAAACCACAAAGGAAATTAGATACTTAAGGTGGTGGCGGTGGAAACTCGTTCATGACATTGTCTTCGATACAACGAAACCTTTGCCTCCTAATGGAACTGTGCAGGC
- a CDS encoding putative Ig domain-containing protein yields EDWYDQGNNHFSGWLPGQGLLVGSPSATGTYNFTLRAIGYLNRSITKEFSITVTVTPLSITTNSLPQGDPNIAYSTTLGFNGGITPVTWSIINGSLPSGITLNSQTGVIAGTTTEAGTTAYFTVQASSYDGQTINKNLSLYIAPALTVHTESLPQPVYNTPYSTVISVTGGTVISATVVDGEYGDWFAGTGYLITLEGTLPPGLGLTSTNGDPCEWYSQSNQNCIN; encoded by the coding sequence AGAGGATTGGTATGACCAGGGAAATAACCATTTCTCAGGCTGGCTTCCCGGACAAGGCTTGCTGGTTGGTTCGCCTTCGGCAACTGGCACATATAATTTTACCTTACGCGCTATCGGATATCTCAACCGCAGTATCACCAAGGAATTCAGTATTACCGTTACGGTAACTCCGTTAAGCATCACGACCAATTCACTCCCGCAGGGCGACCCGAATATCGCATATTCAACCACGCTCGGCTTTAACGGCGGAATAACCCCGGTAACCTGGTCAATCATAAACGGCTCTCTGCCTTCGGGCATTACATTAAATAGCCAGACCGGAGTGATTGCCGGGACAACAACAGAAGCCGGAACGACCGCGTATTTTACCGTTCAGGCGTCTTCCTATGACGGACAAACAATAAATAAGAATTTATCGCTTTATATTGCGCCGGCATTAACCGTCCATACGGAAAGCTTGCCACAGCCGGTTTACAATACTCCTTACAGCACGGTTATCAGCGTCACGGGCGGGACGGTCATCAGCGCGACAGTGGTTGATGGCGAATACGGCGATTGGTTTGCCGGAACGGGATATTTGATAACGCTGGAAGGGACACTGCCTCCGGGATTGGGCTTGACTTCCACGAACGGCGACCCGTGCGAATGGTATAGCCAATCGAACCAGAACTGTATCAACTAA